In Colwellia sp. M166, a genomic segment contains:
- a CDS encoding ABC transporter permease, with the protein MNDTLQVISLLDLSIAFIPVLIAIIFLYLWSLDVKQASYALSRMLVQLLLIGYVLSYIFYSDNAGLIVAILFAMVTISCWIALRTLNEYRMLLFKQGFVAILCGGGFTLVVISQGALSITPWYQPQVIIPLAGMIFATAMNSISLSAERMFSEIDNKTPYSLARKHALNAATIPVINSLFAVGLVSIPGMMTGQILSGVSPLIAARYQIIVMCMIFGSAILSTVIFLLLSKPKIQQIITTKSNA; encoded by the coding sequence ATGAATGACACACTGCAAGTGATCAGTTTACTTGATCTTTCTATTGCTTTTATCCCGGTGCTGATCGCGATTATTTTTTTGTATCTATGGTCATTAGATGTAAAACAAGCCAGTTATGCCCTTTCGCGTATGCTAGTGCAGTTATTGCTGATAGGTTATGTGCTGAGCTATATTTTTTATTCTGATAATGCTGGGCTAATTGTCGCTATTTTATTTGCGATGGTGACTATTTCATGTTGGATAGCATTACGAACATTAAATGAATACCGCATGTTGTTATTCAAACAGGGATTTGTTGCCATTTTATGTGGTGGTGGCTTTACTTTAGTTGTGATCAGCCAAGGAGCATTATCAATAACGCCTTGGTATCAACCGCAAGTAATTATTCCATTGGCGGGGATGATATTTGCTACAGCGATGAACAGTATCAGTTTAAGTGCTGAGCGAATGTTTTCTGAAATTGACAATAAAACCCCGTATTCATTAGCCCGAAAACATGCGCTAAATGCAGCAACTATTCCGGTTATAAATTCTTTATTTGCTGTTGGTTTAGTGTCAATTCCTGGCATGATGACAGGGCAAATTTTATCTGGTGTTTCACCATTAATTGCGGCCAGATATCAAATAATTGTAATGTGTATGATATTTGGCTCTGCAATATTGTCTACGGTGATTTTCTTATTGTTATCTAAGCCTAAAATACAGCAAATTATCACTACAAAAAGTAACGCGTAA
- a CDS encoding radical SAM protein: MSLNIATLLSRLSVYPLNYIEPVFRPPSEWKSLILQVTNGCSWNQCTFCDMYTNDNKKFKPKKPEIIEQELLTIVASKLPVGRVFLADGDAMMLPFKRLKDILLLIKKHLPQVTRVSSYCLPRNLGNKTVEQLAELKSLGLTLMYIGCESGDDEVLTLIEKGESFDSSLAALTKIKQAGIKSSVMILNGLGGPELLQQHAINSAKLMNAAQPDFLSTLVVSFPLGEERFAKNFNGRFRQLNQQELFQEMATLLTTLTLDKTIFRSDHASNYLVLKGILGKDKQALLDKVNMAITQPQAIPLRQEWQRGL, translated from the coding sequence ATGTCGTTAAATATTGCTACTTTGTTGTCGAGACTTTCCGTGTACCCATTAAATTATATCGAACCTGTATTTCGCCCGCCCAGTGAGTGGAAAAGCTTAATATTACAAGTGACTAACGGTTGTTCGTGGAATCAATGCACCTTCTGTGACATGTATACCAACGACAATAAAAAATTTAAACCCAAGAAGCCCGAGATTATTGAGCAAGAATTATTAACCATAGTGGCATCTAAGTTGCCAGTGGGCAGGGTATTTTTGGCTGATGGTGATGCAATGATGCTACCCTTTAAGCGCTTAAAAGATATTCTTTTATTGATCAAAAAGCATTTACCTCAAGTAACCCGTGTATCGAGTTATTGTTTACCACGTAATTTAGGTAACAAAACGGTTGAACAATTAGCTGAGTTGAAATCTTTAGGCTTAACACTCATGTATATCGGTTGTGAAAGTGGCGACGATGAAGTGCTAACGTTAATTGAAAAGGGTGAGAGTTTTGACAGCTCTTTAGCCGCACTGACTAAAATAAAACAAGCCGGTATTAAATCATCGGTAATGATTTTAAACGGTCTGGGTGGCCCCGAACTTTTGCAACAACATGCGATAAATTCAGCCAAATTAATGAATGCTGCGCAGCCTGATTTTTTATCCACTTTAGTGGTATCTTTTCCCTTAGGTGAAGAGCGTTTTGCCAAAAATTTTAACGGCCGTTTCAGACAGTTAAATCAACAAGAATTATTTCAAGAAATGGCAACCTTATTAACGACTTTAACCTTAGATAAAACCATTTTCCGCTCTGATCACGCATCTAATTACTTGGTGCTAAAAGGTATTTTAGGTAAAGACAAGCAAGCCTTACTCGATAAAGTAAATATGGCAATTACTCAACCGCAAGCAATTCCGCTCAGACAAGAGTGGCAAAGGGGTTTGTAG
- a CDS encoding DUF3012 domain-containing protein, with translation MKKLSLVLFTVLLTTACAPEVGSDDWCKQLKDKPKGDWTATEAKDFTKHCIF, from the coding sequence ATGAAAAAATTATCATTAGTACTATTCACCGTATTGTTAACAACAGCTTGTGCGCCAGAAGTAGGTAGTGACGATTGGTGCAAACAATTAAAAGACAAACCAAAAGGTGATTGGACAGCAACAGAAGCCAAAGATTTTACTAAACATTGTATTTTTTAA
- a CDS encoding TM2 domain-containing protein, with protein sequence MSTTVFCRYCGDHIIDSAKDCQHCGAEQHLPSAFGGVASKNAQGLFAFIYCLLLGVFGVHRFVYGKKRSGVFMLFTLGGLGVWWVADLITILAGRFEDADGNILSPIF encoded by the coding sequence ATGAGTACAACAGTTTTTTGCCGTTATTGTGGTGATCACATCATTGATAGCGCTAAAGATTGCCAACATTGTGGCGCAGAGCAACACTTACCCAGTGCTTTTGGCGGTGTTGCCAGTAAAAACGCACAAGGCTTGTTCGCCTTTATCTATTGTTTATTACTCGGTGTATTTGGCGTTCATCGTTTCGTTTATGGTAAAAAGCGGAGCGGGGTTTTTATGTTATTTACCTTGGGCGGTTTGGGGGTTTGGTGGGTTGCAGATTTAATTACCATACTCGCTGGACGCTTTGAAGATGCGGATGGCAACATCTTAAGTCCAATATTTTAA
- a CDS encoding GyrI-like domain-containing protein, which translates to MQPVKVNGFQLTGYSVRTSNLDEMQPETAKIGDLWAQFYSQQGSKLTERSNVYGVYTDYDSDFSGDYRVFAATDTSINDDQLSSLSIAAGLYYVFSAQGELPNAIIELWGHIWEYFSNEDTHYQRAYTADFEHFKSPSSFDIYIAVKEK; encoded by the coding sequence ATGCAACCCGTAAAAGTTAATGGTTTTCAATTAACCGGTTACTCAGTTCGAACCTCCAACCTAGATGAAATGCAGCCGGAAACAGCTAAAATTGGTGATCTATGGGCACAGTTTTATAGTCAACAAGGTAGCAAGTTAACCGAGCGATCAAATGTTTATGGTGTGTACACTGATTACGACTCAGATTTTAGTGGCGATTATCGTGTTTTTGCCGCTACAGATACATCAATCAATGATGATCAATTAAGCTCGTTAAGCATAGCGGCTGGCTTATATTATGTCTTTTCAGCACAAGGCGAACTACCAAACGCTATCATCGAGTTGTGGGGACATATTTGGGAGTATTTCAGTAATGAAGATACTCATTACCAACGTGCTTATACCGCAGATTTTGAGCATTTTAAAAGCCCATCTTCATTTGATATCTATATCGCAGTAAAAGAAAAGTAG
- a CDS encoding M23 family metallopeptidase, which produces MAKLPALFIVFTLMLGLTKTHVASAKTQLTEQFFQGALIVGKTAPENRVMLNGKAIKVSASGDYALGFSRDEKNNSVLTITSPSGEIEKRTLKPLKREYNIQRIEGIAKKIMNPNKKANIRVGEDNKKIKAARTIDSNLTAFAQGFIAPIEGTITGVYGSQRYYNGVPKWPHYGLDYAGNTGDPVKAPADGVVLMYVPDMFYSGGTMIIDHGHGVSSTFLHLSDAYVNVGDKVVKGQLVAAVGSSGRATGPHLDWRINWFDVRLDPALVLKLTPLK; this is translated from the coding sequence ATGGCTAAGTTACCTGCGCTATTCATTGTATTTACCTTGATGTTGGGGCTAACTAAAACGCATGTTGCCAGTGCAAAAACACAATTAACGGAGCAATTTTTTCAAGGTGCATTAATTGTTGGTAAAACAGCGCCTGAAAATAGAGTGATGTTAAATGGTAAAGCCATCAAAGTATCTGCTTCAGGTGACTATGCATTAGGTTTTAGCCGTGATGAAAAAAATAATAGCGTACTAACGATTACTAGCCCAAGCGGTGAAATTGAAAAGCGTACTTTAAAACCCTTAAAGCGTGAGTACAATATTCAACGAATTGAAGGCATTGCAAAGAAAATTATGAATCCCAACAAAAAAGCGAATATTCGTGTTGGCGAAGATAATAAAAAGATCAAAGCAGCGCGTACCATAGATAGTAACTTAACGGCTTTTGCACAAGGGTTTATTGCCCCCATTGAAGGCACTATTACTGGCGTTTATGGCAGTCAACGTTACTATAATGGCGTGCCTAAGTGGCCACATTACGGCTTAGATTATGCCGGTAATACCGGTGACCCTGTGAAAGCACCTGCTGATGGTGTTGTACTTATGTATGTGCCTGATATGTTTTATTCTGGTGGCACGATGATCATAGATCACGGCCATGGCGTCAGTTCAACATTTTTGCATTTGAGTGATGCTTATGTAAACGTTGGCGATAAAGTGGTCAAGGGACAACTTGTTGCTGCGGTTGGCTCAAGTGGTAGAGCCACAGGTCCACACTTAGATTGGCGGATAAATTGGTTTGATGTCAGATTAGATCCGGCATTGGTTTTAAAACTAACGCCTTTAAAATAA
- a CDS encoding 6-carboxytetrahydropterin synthase, whose product MQLFVNDLTVIDFSYCCTERGIVGESWIVDVLLDGSLNEMSMVLDFAVVKKQIKAIIDDAVDHKLLLPMLDKAITVSDSTYREGHEFVDFKSKQGSYNLQSPRCAFAKISSDKIDIASVTSYLTEIILEQLPKNVQGLTLNLRAENIDGAFYHYTHGLKLHDGNCQRIAHGHRSKIHIYQNGQRSADLEAAWSLRWNDIYLASEADRIALADIELSANATENLSADQQLFSYFAPQGRFDIAVPSNVLDVVDCDSTVELLADFILRQLKQQSPDNEFKVVAFEGVAKGAIANG is encoded by the coding sequence ATGCAGTTATTTGTAAATGACTTGACCGTTATCGACTTTTCTTATTGTTGTACTGAGCGCGGTATTGTTGGTGAAAGCTGGATAGTTGATGTGTTGCTTGATGGTAGTTTAAATGAAATGAGCATGGTGCTTGATTTCGCTGTCGTTAAAAAGCAAATCAAGGCCATTATTGATGATGCCGTTGATCATAAGTTATTGCTACCTATGTTAGATAAAGCCATAACCGTTAGCGATTCAACTTATCGTGAAGGTCATGAATTTGTTGATTTTAAATCCAAGCAGGGCAGTTACAATTTACAGTCACCTCGCTGTGCATTTGCTAAAATTTCATCTGATAAAATTGATATAGCATCGGTAACAAGCTACTTAACCGAAATTATTCTTGAGCAATTACCAAAAAATGTTCAAGGGTTAACCTTAAATTTACGTGCTGAAAACATTGATGGCGCTTTTTATCATTACACGCATGGGTTAAAACTTCATGATGGTAATTGTCAACGTATAGCTCATGGTCATCGTTCAAAAATTCATATTTATCAAAATGGTCAACGCTCAGCAGATCTAGAGGCAGCATGGAGCTTACGTTGGAACGATATTTATTTAGCGAGCGAGGCTGATCGCATCGCTTTAGCTGATATTGAATTGTCTGCTAACGCCACTGAAAACTTAAGTGCTGATCAGCAATTGTTTTCTTATTTTGCGCCACAAGGTCGATTTGATATTGCCGTACCGAGTAATGTTTTAGATGTTGTTGATTGCGATTCTACGGTGGAATTATTAGCTGACTTCATTCTACGACAGCTAAAACAGCAATCACCAGATAACGAATTCAAAGTGGTTGCCTTTGAAGGTGTAGCAAAAGGAGCTATTGCTAATGGCTAA
- the pyrC gene encoding dihydroorotase — translation MTTITITRPDDWHVHLRDGAALTNTVADISRYFGRAIVMPNLVPPVTNAELAMQYHQRIMAAKPSAQFQPLMVLYLTDQTTAEDIKAAKASGIVYAAKLYPAGATTNSSSGVTNVDNIASVLAAMEEVNMPLLVHGEVTDHDIDIFDREAVFIDSILRPLVAKYPTLKIVLEHITTKNAVDFVKAAGDNVAATITVHHLLFNRNHMLVGGIRPHFYCLPILKRNIHQHALIEAATSGSAKFFLGTDSAPHPQNAKESACGCAGAYTAHAAIELYAEAFEQAGALDKLEAFASLNGPNFYNLPINDDKITLEKVSWPVPATMAFGDDVVVPIRASESIAWQVKL, via the coding sequence ATGACGACTATCACAATCACACGTCCAGACGATTGGCATGTACATTTGCGCGATGGCGCCGCTTTAACTAACACCGTAGCTGATATTAGCCGCTATTTTGGCCGTGCGATTGTCATGCCAAATTTAGTGCCGCCAGTAACCAATGCTGAACTTGCAATGCAATATCACCAACGCATTATGGCCGCTAAGCCAAGCGCTCAATTCCAGCCGTTAATGGTGTTGTACTTAACAGACCAAACAACAGCTGAAGATATTAAAGCGGCAAAAGCATCAGGTATAGTTTATGCCGCAAAGCTATATCCAGCAGGTGCAACAACCAATTCATCTTCTGGTGTTACCAATGTAGATAACATTGCCTCAGTATTAGCAGCAATGGAAGAAGTGAATATGCCACTGTTGGTACACGGTGAAGTCACTGATCACGATATCGACATATTCGATCGTGAAGCGGTGTTTATCGATAGTATATTACGTCCATTAGTTGCAAAGTATCCAACACTGAAAATAGTGTTAGAGCATATCACCACTAAAAATGCCGTTGATTTCGTTAAAGCAGCAGGTGATAACGTTGCAGCAACAATTACTGTTCATCATTTATTATTCAACCGTAACCACATGTTGGTTGGCGGTATACGCCCACATTTTTATTGCTTGCCAATACTCAAGCGTAATATTCATCAACATGCACTTATTGAAGCTGCTACAAGTGGTAGTGCTAAGTTTTTCTTAGGTACAGATTCCGCACCACATCCACAAAATGCCAAAGAATCAGCTTGTGGCTGCGCGGGTGCTTATACTGCACATGCGGCAATTGAACTCTATGCCGAAGCCTTTGAACAAGCCGGTGCGCTTGATAAATTAGAAGCATTTGCAAGCTTAAATGGTCCTAATTTTTATAACTTACCCATTAACGACGATAAAATTACTTTAGAAAAAGTGTCATGGCCTGTACCTGCTACTATGGCATTTGGTGACGATGTTGTTGTGCCTATTCGAGCAAGCGAAAGCATTGCTTGGCAAGTAAAGTTGTAG
- the yejK gene encoding nucleoid-associated protein YejK, with product MSLIISNIALHFLSKKEETGEVLLRLGPEDVAASSKIESFVDALHKIYNSKGSKAYGHFSSMPAEGDSARFVDIMESYLGDVHSFHQFSSQAANLLKNELEKYDLAETGYLIVCHYEYMGGRYLLAAIIPISEHYSVDGELNISADQHLDTSKLQLAARIDLFDYQDNAEGNRYISFIKGRAGRKVSDFFLDFLSCEEGLNAKEQTQTLVQAVEDFVAVNQFDADEKQQTRKELLTYCKEQKESAQDVSLQELGNVIKTEENGQDFYKFCQEQSYPIEESFPHDQAVVNKVTKYSGYGNGISLSFERSHLGQDVVYNQANESITIFKVPPNLKAQLLALLENNAKQNQPATMAVESSNEDSENDF from the coding sequence ATGAGTTTAATAATTTCGAACATTGCACTGCATTTTTTATCAAAAAAAGAAGAAACTGGTGAAGTTTTACTCAGGTTAGGTCCTGAAGATGTCGCCGCAAGCAGCAAAATTGAAAGTTTTGTTGATGCCTTACATAAAATTTACAACAGTAAAGGCAGTAAAGCATATGGACATTTTTCTTCCATGCCAGCTGAGGGCGATAGCGCTCGTTTTGTTGACATTATGGAAAGCTACTTGGGCGATGTACATAGTTTTCACCAATTTAGCAGCCAAGCAGCAAATTTACTTAAAAACGAATTAGAAAAATACGATCTTGCTGAAACTGGCTATTTAATTGTTTGTCATTACGAGTATATGGGAGGCCGTTATTTACTAGCCGCTATTATTCCAATTTCAGAGCATTACTCTGTTGACGGTGAATTAAATATTTCTGCCGATCAACATTTAGACACCAGTAAATTACAGCTAGCCGCTCGTATAGACTTGTTTGATTATCAAGATAATGCTGAAGGTAATCGTTATATTTCTTTTATTAAAGGCCGTGCGGGACGTAAAGTTTCTGACTTTTTCTTAGACTTTTTAAGTTGTGAAGAAGGTTTAAACGCAAAAGAGCAAACGCAAACATTAGTACAAGCAGTAGAAGACTTTGTTGCGGTTAATCAATTTGACGCTGATGAAAAACAACAAACGCGAAAAGAGTTATTAACTTACTGTAAAGAGCAAAAAGAGTCAGCCCAAGATGTATCGTTACAAGAACTTGGCAATGTCATCAAAACTGAAGAAAATGGCCAAGATTTTTATAAATTTTGCCAAGAGCAATCATACCCAATTGAGGAGTCATTCCCTCATGATCAAGCTGTTGTTAACAAAGTCACGAAATATTCAGGATACGGTAATGGTATCAGCTTAAGTTTTGAGCGCAGCCATTTGGGTCAAGATGTAGTTTATAACCAAGCTAACGAAAGTATTACTATATTTAAAGTACCACCAAACTTAAAAGCCCAGTTACTTGCCTTATTAGAAAACAACGCGAAACAAAATCAGCCAGCAACAATGGCAGTAGAGTCTAGTAACGAAGACTCAGAAAATGACTTTTAG
- a CDS encoding DUF1414 domain-containing protein has product MPIVSKYSNERVEKIIKDLHNVLVKESATPDLALMCLGNTLTEIIINNIPEEQREVIVNNFAGALKQSIQKSK; this is encoded by the coding sequence ATGCCTATTGTATCCAAGTATTCCAACGAACGTGTAGAAAAAATTATTAAAGATTTGCATAATGTACTCGTAAAAGAGTCTGCAACCCCTGATCTAGCGCTGATGTGCCTAGGAAATACCCTGACAGAAATTATTATAAATAATATTCCAGAAGAGCAACGTGAAGTTATAGTAAACAATTTTGCCGGTGCATTAAAACAATCTATACAAAAATCTAAATAA
- a CDS encoding DUF3413 domain-containing protein, producing the protein MVSFESKPYSKRLLQLVSWSHWFTFFNIIAAILLSSIYILSESMPDTLLGKTYLVTTWLSHMAFLTFMSFVLILFPITLLFPRTRFIRVVASIIFTAELLLLLLDAYIYTRLGYHLNISSSAPILELISNEIQQNSRAFWFVSLVLTMVILSFELITSNYAWKHLKELQKTIFARFIVIPLVAFFFLSHIVHIWADANLEYDVLRQDTVLPLSYPSTAKTLLTKYGMFDEVDYIARRTSPLAFTDSVPQYPTYQGQCPSDNALKQSVFMVISDQTLQVKQLDKIKHRIKQGKLSLDNHVDNALPKEAWFNLFYSLPSIYKKALTEQQAQPLLLQIMARKDLAKSFTVVGESSNEQPVNDMSLFTLTDKLFPEKTKLDDISSLIFADKLNSYAPGLHLFYFKGNNSYQFELFLDALISAQNKKQQKDILWISSIGNHTFDTSLSIKPALLVLPESKNRSIDKLTSHMDVQPTLIKRWLSCDVEAKSYSNGTDIKELSHDRIIANTMDNGIVVFNKDKSMFVDQNGNFQSYSIQLTAPITAKPDFPLMIDGVHFIKQFSKQGNNVQ; encoded by the coding sequence ATGGTTTCATTTGAATCAAAACCCTATAGTAAGCGCCTATTACAGTTAGTTAGCTGGAGCCATTGGTTCACCTTTTTTAATATTATTGCTGCGATATTATTATCGTCTATTTATATATTAAGTGAGTCGATGCCTGACACCTTATTAGGTAAAACCTATTTGGTTACGACGTGGTTAAGCCACATGGCGTTTTTAACTTTTATGAGTTTTGTACTCATTTTGTTCCCGATCACCTTATTATTTCCAAGAACGAGGTTTATACGGGTTGTCGCTTCTATCATTTTTACCGCCGAGTTATTACTATTATTACTCGACGCATATATCTACACACGATTAGGCTACCATTTAAATATTTCTTCAAGTGCCCCGATACTTGAGCTTATTAGTAATGAAATACAGCAAAATAGTCGTGCATTTTGGTTTGTTAGTTTAGTACTGACCATGGTGATTTTATCTTTTGAACTAATCACCTCAAACTATGCATGGAAGCATTTAAAAGAATTACAAAAAACAATTTTTGCCAGGTTCATTGTTATCCCGTTAGTGGCCTTTTTCTTTTTAAGTCACATTGTTCATATATGGGCTGACGCTAACCTTGAATATGACGTATTACGTCAAGATACCGTATTACCGTTGTCATACCCATCAACCGCTAAAACCCTATTAACAAAATATGGCATGTTCGATGAAGTTGACTATATTGCTCGCCGAACCAGCCCACTTGCCTTTACGGATTCAGTGCCTCAATACCCGACTTACCAAGGGCAATGCCCGAGCGATAACGCATTAAAACAATCTGTTTTTATGGTGATATCAGATCAAACATTGCAAGTTAAGCAATTAGATAAAATTAAGCATAGAATCAAGCAAGGCAAGCTCTCGCTTGATAATCATGTCGATAACGCGTTACCAAAAGAGGCTTGGTTTAACCTGTTTTATAGTTTGCCAAGTATCTATAAAAAAGCGCTAACAGAACAACAAGCACAACCTTTGCTATTGCAAATTATGGCGAGGAAAGATTTAGCAAAATCATTTACCGTTGTCGGTGAAAGTAGCAACGAACAACCTGTAAATGACATGAGCTTATTCACGCTAACAGATAAATTATTTCCAGAGAAAACAAAGTTAGATGACATTTCAAGTTTGATATTTGCCGATAAACTTAATAGCTACGCACCGGGTTTACATTTGTTCTATTTTAAAGGTAATAATAGTTATCAGTTTGAATTATTTTTAGACGCCTTGATATCAGCGCAAAATAAGAAGCAGCAAAAAGATATTCTATGGATCAGCTCGATTGGCAATCATACGTTTGACACAAGTTTATCCATTAAACCAGCGCTACTGGTTTTACCTGAAAGTAAAAACAGATCTATTGACAAATTAACTAGCCACATGGATGTACAGCCGACATTAATTAAGCGCTGGCTATCATGTGATGTTGAAGCTAAAAGTTATAGTAATGGTACCGATATTAAAGAGTTAAGTCATGACCGTATTATTGCTAATACTATGGATAATGGCATCGTCGTTTTTAATAAAGACAAGTCAATGTTTGTTGACCAAAATGGTAATTTCCAAAGCTATTCTATTCAACTTACCGCGCCAATTACCGCTAAACCTGACTTTCCACTGATGATTGATGGCGTGCACTTTATCAAGCAATTCAGTAAACAAGGAAATAACGTACAATAA
- a CDS encoding S1/P1 nuclease — protein MRNKINASAILLLSFLSTSTLALGQNGHRIVADIAEEHLTPEAKAALMEITNGDPLAKLATWPDEIRSDKHWDFAKPWHYVSVDDDESFDGFTRSKEGDILKALSDYELQLRDKTLTREEKWQALAFFIHFTGDIHQPLHVGRRDDRGGNDITVKWFGKDTRLHAVWDTSLIAHQKLSYSEYAEFLNNYPQDTVESWQKSDYLDWAKDSKSIRGNVYNLPEDMEIGYQYAYKNTPLLNQQLSKAGVRLAGKLNEIFKAQK, from the coding sequence ATGAGAAACAAAATTAACGCCAGTGCAATACTCTTACTATCATTTTTAAGTACTTCTACATTAGCACTTGGCCAAAATGGGCACCGTATTGTTGCCGATATAGCAGAAGAACACTTAACCCCTGAAGCTAAAGCTGCCCTTATGGAAATAACTAATGGTGATCCTTTAGCAAAATTAGCCACTTGGCCTGATGAAATACGTTCAGATAAACACTGGGACTTTGCAAAACCTTGGCATTATGTTTCTGTCGATGATGATGAGTCCTTTGATGGATTTACTCGTTCTAAAGAAGGCGATATTTTAAAAGCTTTATCTGACTATGAACTTCAACTGAGAGACAAGACACTTACGCGTGAAGAAAAGTGGCAAGCATTGGCATTTTTTATTCATTTTACTGGTGATATACATCAACCGCTGCATGTGGGTCGCAGGGATGACCGTGGCGGCAATGACATTACCGTTAAGTGGTTTGGAAAAGATACCAGACTTCATGCTGTATGGGATACATCATTGATAGCGCATCAAAAACTGTCATATAGCGAATATGCCGAATTTTTAAATAATTATCCTCAAGATACTGTAGAATCTTGGCAAAAGTCGGATTACCTAGATTGGGCTAAAGACTCAAAATCTATTAGAGGAAATGTATATAACCTCCCAGAAGACATGGAGATAGGCTACCAATACGCTTACAAAAACACGCCTTTATTAAATCAGCAATTGTCGAAAGCAGGCGTTCGTCTAGCAGGAAAATTAAACGAAATTTTTAAAGCACAAAAATAA
- a CDS encoding ZIP family metal transporter, whose protein sequence is MNTLLIVITCSLLAGLAMALGAVLAYLEKIDNQWIEDELRHGITAFGGGALLSAVALVLVPEGIANLKPVSASIWFLSGVVCFMLLDIFLKKINTPASQLAAMLSDFIPESIALGAAFATGSSNAYLLAALIALQNLPEGFSAYRELNSTAAYKPKKIITVFALMAILGPISGVSGYFWLSEFPQAISAIMLFASGGILYSIFQDLAPQVKLEKHWAPPMGALLGFVLGMLGLMLTTH, encoded by the coding sequence ATGAACACTTTATTAATTGTTATCACATGCTCCCTGCTTGCCGGTTTAGCCATGGCTTTAGGGGCAGTGTTAGCGTACTTAGAAAAAATTGATAATCAGTGGATTGAAGACGAGTTAAGACATGGCATTACCGCTTTTGGTGGTGGTGCACTTTTATCTGCTGTCGCTTTGGTTTTAGTGCCGGAGGGTATTGCTAACCTTAAACCAGTATCGGCAAGTATTTGGTTTCTCTCAGGTGTTGTTTGTTTTATGCTGCTCGATATTTTTCTTAAAAAAATCAATACACCAGCTAGCCAACTTGCAGCTATGTTGTCTGATTTTATTCCTGAATCTATTGCTCTTGGCGCTGCTTTTGCTACTGGCAGTAGTAATGCCTATTTACTGGCAGCCCTTATTGCCCTACAAAACTTACCTGAAGGTTTTAGTGCTTATCGAGAATTAAATTCAACCGCGGCGTATAAACCTAAAAAAATTATTACGGTGTTTGCGTTAATGGCGATACTGGGCCCTATTTCTGGTGTTTCTGGCTACTTTTGGCTGTCAGAATTTCCGCAGGCTATCTCAGCGATTATGTTGTTTGCTTCTGGTGGTATTCTTTACTCTATCTTCCAAGATTTAGCACCACAAGTTAAGTTAGAAAAACATTGGGCACCACCCATGGGTGCCTTACTGGGATTTGTTTTAGGAATGCTTGGCTTAATGTTGACAACACATTGA